From a single Dermacentor albipictus isolate Rhodes 1998 colony unplaced genomic scaffold, USDA_Dalb.pri_finalv2 scaffold_35, whole genome shotgun sequence genomic region:
- the LOC135897245 gene encoding sulfotransferase 1B1-like isoform X2, with amino-acid sequence MIRPDDLIEMDQESYRFVEGVWMHNFFRDEVIRSVINFKPRDGDFVVVTYPKCGTTWTMFIVHNILTRGKEIFSIGEFGLMCPYLDMLGAAAADNPSRTGPIMTHLPLRVFPPVDNAKYIYVARNPYDCAVSYYHFLKGLTPKTVTDVSFEKFLHLFLSGKVIYGDYFDHLLAWYERKNDANVLFLTYENLKADTREQVLKIADFLGNEHGAALREDEELLQKVLKACSLENMKVCFSVKPTDRVKKMVEIAKDKPDSCELMKDIPTKSDEMHEGVGFVRKGIVGDWKNYFTPEQIKETKAWITRNTQGSDVMALWNDCDLP; translated from the exons GCCCGACGACCTGATCGAAATGGACCAAGAATCATATCGGTTTGTCGAAGGAGTGTGGATGCACAACTTCTTCCGGGACGAAGTCATCCGCTCAGTTATCAATTTCAAACCCCGGGATGGAGACTTTGTCGTCGTAACATACCCTAAATGTGGAACCACTTGGACGATGTTTATTGTTCACAACATTCTTACACGTGGCAAAGAAATTTTCAGTATTGGGGAATTTGGGCTCATGTGCCCGTATCTTGACATGCTTGGAGCCGCAGCGGCCGACAATCCATCCAGAACGGGTCCCATTATGACCCACCTGCCATTGAGAGTTTTCCCGCCAGTGGACAACGCAAAGTACATATACGTGGCCAGAAACCCTTACGACTGTGCGGTCTCCTATTACCACTTCCTCAAAGGACTGACTCCAAAGACGGTCACCGACGTCTCGTTCGAGAAGTTCCTACATCTTTTTTTATCCGGCAAA GTAATTTACGGCGACTATTTCGACCACCTGCTGGCATGGTACGAGCGGAAGAACGACGCCAATGTCCTTTTCCTTACCTACGAGAACCTAAAGGCTGACACGAGAGAGCAAGTACTCAAGATCGCCGACTTCCTCGGTAATGAGCATGGAGCTGCACTGCGGGAAGACGAGGAACTTCTGCAGAAGGTGCTGAAGGCCTGCAGTCTCGAAAACATGAAGGTCTGCTTTAGTGTCAAGCCAACTGACCGAGTGAAGAAAATGGTGGAGATAGCGAAGGACAAGCCGGATTCCTGTGAACTGATGAAGGACATACCAACGAAGAGTGACGAGATGCACGAAGGAGTGGGCTTTGTGCGTAAAGGAATCGTAGGTGACTGGAAAAACTACTTCACGCCGGAGCAGATAAAAGAGACGAAAGCCTGGATAACGAGAAATACACAAGGGAGCGACGTAATGGCTCTTTGGAATGACTGTGACCTGCCCTAA
- the LOC135897245 gene encoding sulfotransferase 1B1-like isoform X1, translating to MRVFFVASHIKYTERPDDLIEMDQESYRFVEGVWMHNFFRDEVIRSVINFKPRDGDFVVVTYPKCGTTWTMFIVHNILTRGKEIFSIGEFGLMCPYLDMLGAAAADNPSRTGPIMTHLPLRVFPPVDNAKYIYVARNPYDCAVSYYHFLKGLTPKTVTDVSFEKFLHLFLSGKVIYGDYFDHLLAWYERKNDANVLFLTYENLKADTREQVLKIADFLGNEHGAALREDEELLQKVLKACSLENMKVCFSVKPTDRVKKMVEIAKDKPDSCELMKDIPTKSDEMHEGVGFVRKGIVGDWKNYFTPEQIKETKAWITRNTQGSDVMALWNDCDLP from the exons GCCCGACGACCTGATCGAAATGGACCAAGAATCATATCGGTTTGTCGAAGGAGTGTGGATGCACAACTTCTTCCGGGACGAAGTCATCCGCTCAGTTATCAATTTCAAACCCCGGGATGGAGACTTTGTCGTCGTAACATACCCTAAATGTGGAACCACTTGGACGATGTTTATTGTTCACAACATTCTTACACGTGGCAAAGAAATTTTCAGTATTGGGGAATTTGGGCTCATGTGCCCGTATCTTGACATGCTTGGAGCCGCAGCGGCCGACAATCCATCCAGAACGGGTCCCATTATGACCCACCTGCCATTGAGAGTTTTCCCGCCAGTGGACAACGCAAAGTACATATACGTGGCCAGAAACCCTTACGACTGTGCGGTCTCCTATTACCACTTCCTCAAAGGACTGACTCCAAAGACGGTCACCGACGTCTCGTTCGAGAAGTTCCTACATCTTTTTTTATCCGGCAAA GTAATTTACGGCGACTATTTCGACCACCTGCTGGCATGGTACGAGCGGAAGAACGACGCCAATGTCCTTTTCCTTACCTACGAGAACCTAAAGGCTGACACGAGAGAGCAAGTACTCAAGATCGCCGACTTCCTCGGTAATGAGCATGGAGCTGCACTGCGGGAAGACGAGGAACTTCTGCAGAAGGTGCTGAAGGCCTGCAGTCTCGAAAACATGAAGGTCTGCTTTAGTGTCAAGCCAACTGACCGAGTGAAGAAAATGGTGGAGATAGCGAAGGACAAGCCGGATTCCTGTGAACTGATGAAGGACATACCAACGAAGAGTGACGAGATGCACGAAGGAGTGGGCTTTGTGCGTAAAGGAATCGTAGGTGACTGGAAAAACTACTTCACGCCGGAGCAGATAAAAGAGACGAAAGCCTGGATAACGAGAAATACACAAGGGAGCGACGTAATGGCTCTTTGGAATGACTGTGACCTGCCCTAA